One window of Nocardia sp. NBC_00508 genomic DNA carries:
- a CDS encoding transposase: MAADGNGHDLAVLLTPGQTNDSPLLPPLLDAVAVPRLNGGPPRRNPDVVIADRAYPQRRIEVCCAANASRP, encoded by the coding sequence CTGGCCGCCGATGGGAACGGTCACGACCTGGCTGTGCTGCTCACACCCGGGCAGACCAACGACTCACCGTTGCTGCCGCCGCTGCTCGACGCGGTCGCGGTGCCCCGCCTCAATGGCGGCCCACCCCGACGCAATCCCGATGTGGTGATCGCCGACCGCGCCTATCCGCAGCGTCGAATCGAAGTCTGTTGCGCCGCAAACGCATCCAGACCGTGA
- the pxpA gene encoding 5-oxoprolinase subunit PxpA: MTASSGIEINCDMGEGFGIYRLANDERLMESITMANVACGFHASDPAIMRRTVSLAAEHGVRVGAHPGFPDMQGFGRRVIPMEDEELFAAIVYQVGALQAFLNIDGLPLSYVKVHGALYGLAARDERVAAVIGRAADAFDVPLMGMAATMHEAVWGGRAQGFLAEYYVDLDYDDDGSLIITREHVAYEPERAAQAAVRAITEHTAIARSGKEIPMRADCVCVHSDTPNAAEIATAVYAALQPYLSKGIG, translated from the coding sequence ATGACCGCGTCGAGTGGGATTGAGATCAACTGCGACATGGGGGAGGGGTTCGGCATTTACCGCCTTGCAAACGACGAGCGGCTGATGGAATCCATCACGATGGCAAACGTCGCATGCGGTTTTCACGCGTCGGATCCTGCGATCATGCGGCGCACCGTTTCCCTCGCGGCTGAGCACGGCGTCCGGGTCGGGGCGCATCCCGGATTCCCCGATATGCAGGGCTTCGGACGACGCGTTATTCCGATGGAGGACGAGGAGCTGTTCGCGGCGATCGTCTACCAGGTGGGAGCACTGCAGGCATTCTTGAACATCGACGGTCTGCCGCTCTCCTACGTCAAGGTCCACGGCGCCCTCTACGGCCTAGCTGCGCGTGACGAGCGGGTCGCCGCCGTGATCGGCCGGGCGGCGGACGCCTTCGACGTACCGCTGATGGGTATGGCTGCCACGATGCACGAGGCGGTGTGGGGCGGACGTGCGCAGGGGTTCCTGGCCGAGTACTACGTCGACCTCGACTACGACGACGACGGATCCCTCATCATCACCCGCGAGCACGTCGCCTACGAGCCCGAACGCGCCGCGCAGGCCGCGGTTCGGGCGATCACCGAGCACACCGCGATCGCCCGGTCGGGCAAGGAGATCCCGATGCGTGCCGACTGCGTGTGCGTGCATTCCGACACGCCGAATGCCGCCGAGATCGCGACCGCGGTGTACGCGGCGCTACAGCCGTACCTCAGTAAGGGGATCGGATGA
- a CDS encoding TetR family transcriptional regulator has translation MGADMSLRERKKALTRAAVEDSAMQLFRERGYDLTTIDDICEASLISRRTFFRYFTSKEDVLLARFREHLTEAASFLNSRPAKEPIPDSLLALCNELTARYFDNNPNQVNALRIIQETPALTLGHLQALNNFEKLLRDFVASRTKKEPDAVQVRLPAAAAVTAFRVAMEAWLDSDGRQSLRRLARNNLELLIGDWH, from the coding sequence GTGGGCGCCGACATGAGTCTTCGTGAGCGTAAGAAGGCGCTGACCAGGGCGGCTGTCGAGGACAGCGCGATGCAGCTTTTCCGAGAACGCGGATACGACCTCACCACCATCGACGACATCTGTGAGGCGTCACTGATCTCCCGTCGCACCTTCTTCCGCTACTTCACGTCCAAGGAAGACGTGCTGCTGGCGCGATTTCGCGAACACCTCACGGAGGCGGCCAGCTTTCTCAACAGCCGTCCTGCAAAGGAGCCGATCCCAGATTCCCTGTTGGCGCTCTGCAACGAGCTCACAGCTCGCTACTTTGACAACAACCCCAACCAAGTCAACGCGCTCCGGATTATTCAGGAGACCCCGGCACTGACCCTCGGTCACCTACAGGCGTTGAACAACTTCGAGAAGCTGCTGCGCGACTTCGTCGCCAGCCGCACCAAGAAAGAACCGGATGCGGTGCAGGTGCGGCTTCCCGCCGCCGCCGCCGTCACAGCCTTCCGGGTGGCGATGGAAGCCTGGCTTGACAGCGATGGGCGCCAATCCCTCCGGCGGCTGGCGCGGAACAACCTTGAGCTGCTAATCGGCGACTGGCACTAG
- a CDS encoding acyl-CoA dehydrogenase, which yields MTAHHPGSKSSATSLVADLRLFFAGLESQSSPDVVQWLHKAVPDSAFYWPDGMAQHERLSLCYVRSRAAGRSAPPAKELIRDPRALAALLTRLAVADPVMFHICLVHYTLVLAPILESDPDAERNGLRDIRSDLESMASFGAALITESSRRSNSHLHPCTRATFDPANHDFVLDTPDGDAAKFPNNTGHPAVAKTGAVYAQLVVDGHERGMFVFIVSLRGPDGTVAPGVELTAAPDSFALASDYTYVRFNRMRIPFHTWLPDGATLDAHGGFHDPERDVDARRTRTMSIGAPLVWRSIIAASAGVTQGAAQILHTHVKDHVTMGRLAPAQPLGRYRPVQETRLGAVASAYVLAIVANHTTGRRPAQSAHHASEAIWAPWSAVDRELPLFKVIATRTCADIVERCRACCGANGFTAYNRLNAFHGWAHAYTAAGGDNSLILLDTAHGMAALNGYQPPAPEPAIASTADLTEPSTWLPLARAAEHELQRRLVISLETSRNGGADEFTAWNENLTLARTAASVHADRLLLELLSAVHDTAPNPVGRLLRLYGLAWIEDRAAILMDMRLVPPDLLDRVWSRRRGLCDELEPHIADLVGVFDFPDLCR from the coding sequence ATGACTGCACATCACCCCGGAAGCAAATCCTCGGCTACGTCCCTCGTGGCCGACCTACGGCTTTTTTTCGCGGGTTTGGAGTCGCAGTCTTCGCCGGACGTGGTGCAGTGGCTGCACAAAGCCGTTCCTGACTCTGCATTCTACTGGCCCGATGGCATGGCGCAGCACGAGCGCCTGAGCCTGTGTTACGTACGATCGCGGGCGGCGGGCCGATCAGCTCCGCCCGCCAAAGAACTGATCAGGGACCCACGCGCATTGGCCGCACTGCTGACCCGGCTAGCGGTGGCCGATCCGGTGATGTTCCATATTTGCCTGGTGCATTACACACTGGTGCTGGCGCCGATCCTGGAGTCGGATCCCGACGCTGAGCGAAACGGCTTGCGCGACATCCGATCCGACCTGGAGTCTATGGCATCCTTCGGTGCCGCACTGATAACCGAGAGCTCGCGCCGCAGTAACAGTCACCTGCACCCGTGTACGCGAGCCACGTTCGACCCGGCCAACCATGATTTCGTTCTGGACACACCCGATGGCGATGCTGCGAAATTCCCTAACAACACCGGACATCCGGCCGTCGCCAAGACAGGCGCCGTCTATGCACAGCTTGTCGTAGACGGTCACGAACGCGGGATGTTCGTGTTCATCGTTTCACTGCGCGGGCCGGACGGGACCGTGGCCCCCGGAGTGGAGCTGACGGCCGCCCCGGACTCATTCGCGCTCGCATCAGACTATACATACGTGCGCTTCAACCGGATGCGCATTCCCTTCCATACGTGGCTGCCCGACGGCGCTACCCTAGATGCACACGGCGGGTTCCACGACCCCGAACGTGACGTCGACGCTCGCCGGACCAGGACGATGAGTATCGGAGCCCCGCTCGTGTGGCGCAGCATAATCGCCGCGAGTGCCGGCGTAACGCAGGGCGCCGCTCAGATACTGCACACGCACGTCAAAGACCACGTGACGATGGGTCGGCTGGCCCCGGCTCAACCACTTGGCCGGTATCGTCCGGTCCAGGAGACGCGGCTCGGCGCTGTGGCATCCGCATACGTGCTGGCGATCGTCGCCAATCACACGACGGGAAGGCGCCCAGCGCAGAGTGCACATCATGCAAGCGAAGCGATCTGGGCGCCGTGGTCTGCCGTAGACCGCGAGCTGCCGTTATTCAAAGTTATCGCGACTCGCACCTGCGCTGACATCGTCGAGCGGTGCCGAGCATGTTGCGGCGCAAACGGCTTCACCGCCTACAATCGGCTCAACGCCTTCCATGGCTGGGCACATGCATACACCGCCGCAGGCGGAGACAACAGTCTCATCCTGTTGGACACCGCACATGGTATGGCCGCTTTGAACGGCTACCAGCCGCCCGCCCCCGAACCGGCCATCGCCTCCACTGCGGACCTTACCGAACCATCGACCTGGCTCCCGCTGGCCCGCGCAGCCGAGCACGAGCTACAACGACGACTTGTCATCAGTCTCGAAACCAGCCGTAACGGAGGAGCCGATGAATTCACCGCATGGAACGAGAATCTCACCCTTGCTCGAACTGCGGCATCCGTGCATGCGGATCGTCTCCTTCTGGAGTTGTTGTCTGCGGTGCACGACACTGCTCCGAATCCAGTAGGCCGGTTACTTCGTCTGTACGGATTGGCGTGGATCGAGGACCGCGCGGCCATACTGATGGATATGCGGCTCGTACCGCCAGATCTGCTCGACCGCGTCTGGAGTCGGCGCCGGGGACTTTGTGACGAGTTGGAACCCCACATCGCAGACCTAGTAGGAGTGTTCGACTTTCCTGATCTGTGTCGTTGA
- a CDS encoding acetyl-CoA carboxylase: protein MSAYEVVASIPGTFYRRPDPASEPFVEEGAHVSASDMIGLIEVMKTFHNVTAGTAGVVSRFVVADEEAVDVDQVLVVLEVDEP, encoded by the coding sequence ATGAGTGCGTACGAAGTGGTGGCGTCGATCCCGGGCACGTTCTACCGTCGCCCGGACCCGGCGAGCGAGCCCTTCGTCGAGGAAGGTGCACATGTCTCTGCGTCGGACATGATTGGCCTGATCGAGGTGATGAAGACCTTCCACAACGTCACAGCTGGCACAGCTGGTGTTGTGTCGCGCTTCGTCGTCGCCGACGAAGAGGCCGTCGATGTCGATCAGGTATTGGTCGTGCTGGAGGTCGATGAACCGTGA
- a CDS encoding tautomerase family protein, with the protein MPLVRIDWLPGRGQEQKRELSELITRELARIGQCTLDSVTVIFRDVAPGDWAEGGTLLEDRR; encoded by the coding sequence ATGCCACTGGTGAGGATCGACTGGCTGCCGGGCCGAGGCCAGGAGCAGAAGCGCGAGCTGTCCGAGCTGATAACGCGCGAGCTGGCCCGCATCGGCCAGTGCACGCTGGATTCGGTGACAGTCATCTTCCGCGACGTCGCGCCAGGCGACTGGGCCGAAGGCGGGACACTCCTGGAGGACCGGCGATGA
- a CDS encoding biotin-dependent carboxyltransferase family protein, with amino-acid sequence MAIEVMVGGLASTVQDCGRFGYYHVGIPPSGALDDVSLALANRLVGNPPDSAGIEAVYLGPTLHFESAGAVAVTGAPTELRLNGEEAPMWECLTVQPGDVLALGKIKHGARAYIVPAGGIDVPVLLGSRSTYGLGGLGGLDGRVLRDGDRLPLGASGAVVPGAALRERLWPTFATELELRVVMGLYDHLLTPEARETFLREAWTLTPLSDRVGLRYRGSGLPFVTREQPFGAGQDPSNIVDAGYPVGSIQIPGGVEPIILHRDAVTGGGYATVATVISADLSRLGQARPGSTARFVALSPQDALQARIERRRWLAQACDEIAVQARKR; translated from the coding sequence ATGGCGATTGAGGTTATGGTCGGCGGACTGGCGAGCACCGTGCAGGACTGCGGCCGGTTCGGCTACTACCACGTTGGCATCCCGCCGTCGGGCGCACTCGACGACGTCTCCCTGGCGCTGGCCAATCGGCTGGTCGGGAATCCGCCCGATTCGGCCGGCATCGAGGCGGTCTACCTCGGCCCGACGCTGCACTTCGAGAGCGCCGGCGCGGTCGCCGTCACCGGGGCGCCGACCGAACTGCGCCTCAACGGCGAGGAAGCGCCGATGTGGGAGTGCCTCACGGTGCAGCCGGGTGACGTGCTCGCGCTGGGCAAGATCAAGCACGGGGCACGTGCGTACATCGTGCCGGCCGGCGGAATCGACGTTCCCGTCCTGCTCGGGAGCCGCTCGACCTACGGTCTGGGCGGGCTCGGCGGCCTCGACGGTCGGGTGCTGCGCGACGGCGATCGGCTCCCGCTGGGTGCGTCGGGCGCCGTCGTCCCTGGAGCCGCCCTGCGGGAACGTCTGTGGCCGACCTTCGCCACCGAGTTGGAGTTGCGCGTGGTGATGGGACTCTACGACCACCTGCTCACGCCTGAGGCGCGCGAGACGTTCCTGCGCGAAGCCTGGACGCTGACGCCACTCTCGGACCGCGTCGGGCTGCGCTACCGAGGCTCTGGGCTGCCGTTCGTCACGCGAGAGCAGCCGTTCGGTGCCGGTCAGGATCCATCGAACATCGTTGATGCCGGCTATCCGGTCGGCTCGATCCAGATCCCCGGGGGCGTGGAGCCGATCATCCTGCACCGGGACGCCGTGACCGGCGGCGGCTACGCCACGGTTGCCACGGTGATCAGCGCCGACCTGAGTCGGCTCGGGCAAGCGCGGCCGGGCAGCACTGCCCGGTTTGTCGCATTGAGCCCGCAGGACGCGCTGCAGGCACGCATCGAGCGCCGCCGGTGGCTCGCGCAAGCGTGTGACGAGATCGCCGTGCAGGCGAGAAAGAGGTGA
- a CDS encoding acyltransferase domain-containing protein: MRSNPFIFLVPGQGSDPRGALLGLYRTAESVRREVDGLLDEVEQSAEGSATAVRDILLTEDWKAPLGPGVPQIANYTISVVLARVLATVGVRPDAVVGQSFGEIAALVCAGVFDVSDGVRAVDALNSAFKDFEGKGAMVLVCASERVTRSMLADLGRSDLVVACVNTPQQTIVSGPMDAVDALLSRSAVGPRLVRLPVPYASHHPELQAVAERFRAGLRRIPHRPLGVPVFSPVRRRAYTDSDDLYDALADCVTKPVYLPEILDMVAADRAPFFIELGVGDSLCRCVQATRPESRTLAPLNGSLSWLTEICPDFG; encoded by the coding sequence ATGCGATCCAATCCTTTCATTTTTCTTGTACCCGGCCAAGGGAGCGATCCCCGGGGAGCGTTACTCGGCTTGTATCGGACGGCTGAAAGTGTTCGTCGGGAGGTCGACGGGCTTCTTGACGAGGTCGAACAATCGGCGGAGGGATCGGCCACGGCAGTTCGAGATATTCTGTTGACAGAAGACTGGAAAGCACCGCTCGGACCGGGTGTTCCGCAGATCGCCAACTATACAATATCTGTGGTTCTAGCGAGGGTTCTCGCGACGGTGGGCGTACGTCCCGATGCGGTAGTCGGCCAGAGCTTCGGTGAGATTGCAGCATTGGTATGCGCCGGTGTTTTCGACGTATCGGACGGAGTCCGGGCGGTCGATGCTCTGAATTCCGCATTCAAAGATTTTGAAGGTAAGGGCGCAATGGTGCTGGTGTGTGCATCGGAACGCGTGACGCGGTCGATGCTCGCCGACCTCGGGCGCTCGGACCTGGTAGTCGCCTGCGTCAATACTCCACAGCAGACGATTGTCAGTGGACCGATGGATGCCGTCGACGCTCTCCTGTCGCGGAGTGCAGTCGGTCCCCGCCTGGTCAGGCTTCCTGTGCCATACGCCTCTCACCATCCCGAGCTTCAGGCTGTTGCCGAGCGGTTCCGGGCGGGCTTGCGCCGGATACCCCACCGTCCCTTGGGGGTTCCGGTGTTCTCGCCGGTTCGGCGTCGTGCATACACCGATAGCGATGATCTCTATGACGCATTGGCCGACTGTGTGACCAAACCCGTCTATCTTCCGGAGATATTGGATATGGTCGCGGCTGACCGTGCGCCTTTTTTCATCGAGCTCGGAGTGGGCGACAGCTTATGCCGATGCGTCCAAGCCACAAGGCCCGAATCGCGCACGCTTGCACCACTGAACGGCAGTCTTTCATGGCTGACCGAAATTTGTCCGGACTTCGGCTGA
- a CDS encoding NAD-dependent succinate-semialdehyde dehydrogenase, with translation MHDIAGFLESLPVRLWIDGSEVPARDGKTFSVHNPATGEVLVDVVDATQWDGDAALDAAAVAQPTWAATPPRRRAEILHRAWELVESRGDEFALLITLEMGKPLGESHAEVTYGGEFLRWFSEEAVRINGRYTRSPTGNGRILVTREPLGITLAITPWNFPLAMGTRKIAPALAAGCTVIVKPAQETPLTMLLLAQVLADAGLPPGVLSVLPTSSPASLTDHMLTDRRLRKITFTGSTRVGKLLLSQAARGVLRTSMELGGNAPFVVFADADLDAAVDGAMAAKMRNNGEACTAANRIYVENSIRREFTRRITTRMRNLEVGAGYRAESQVGPLISADHRARVAELVDDAVSTGAVVTTGGKPIEGSGYFYEPTVLADVPAHARILKEEIFGPVAAIAGFDGDEQGISAANDTQYGLAAYIYTSSLDRALLMSDALEAGMIGINRGIISDVAAPFGGVKQSGLGRESGSEGINEYLETKYIALP, from the coding sequence ATGCACGACATTGCAGGATTCCTGGAGTCCCTTCCAGTCCGGCTGTGGATCGACGGATCAGAGGTACCGGCCCGTGACGGCAAGACCTTCTCCGTACACAACCCGGCCACTGGAGAAGTCCTTGTCGATGTCGTCGACGCCACTCAGTGGGACGGAGACGCCGCTCTGGATGCGGCAGCCGTTGCTCAACCGACCTGGGCGGCGACACCGCCGCGTCGCCGTGCCGAGATCCTTCACCGGGCATGGGAACTTGTGGAATCACGTGGTGACGAGTTTGCGCTTCTCATTACACTCGAGATGGGCAAACCGCTAGGGGAAAGCCATGCTGAAGTGACCTACGGTGGCGAATTCCTTCGTTGGTTCTCTGAAGAGGCGGTGCGTATCAACGGCCGCTACACCCGTTCTCCGACCGGCAACGGCCGTATTCTCGTCACGCGGGAACCGCTCGGAATCACGCTCGCCATCACACCGTGGAACTTTCCGTTGGCGATGGGGACACGCAAGATCGCACCGGCGCTGGCCGCAGGGTGCACCGTTATCGTGAAGCCCGCCCAGGAGACACCGCTCACGATGCTCCTGCTCGCTCAGGTCCTCGCCGATGCTGGACTACCCCCAGGCGTTCTGTCGGTGCTACCAACCTCTTCGCCGGCGAGCCTGACCGACCACATGCTCACCGACCGTCGCCTGCGCAAGATCACTTTCACTGGATCCACGCGCGTGGGGAAGCTCCTTCTGTCCCAAGCAGCACGCGGAGTTCTGCGGACATCGATGGAGCTCGGCGGCAATGCACCATTCGTGGTGTTCGCCGATGCAGATCTTGACGCCGCCGTAGACGGCGCCATGGCTGCCAAGATGCGTAACAACGGCGAAGCGTGCACGGCCGCCAATCGCATCTATGTCGAAAATTCGATACGAAGGGAGTTCACTCGACGCATCACCACACGCATGCGGAACCTCGAAGTCGGTGCAGGCTACCGGGCCGAAAGCCAAGTAGGGCCGCTGATCTCAGCCGACCATCGCGCAAGAGTCGCCGAGCTCGTCGACGATGCTGTATCCACTGGGGCGGTCGTGACAACTGGCGGCAAACCAATCGAGGGTAGTGGCTACTTTTACGAACCGACCGTACTGGCGGATGTCCCTGCCCATGCACGAATACTGAAAGAGGAGATCTTCGGACCAGTCGCTGCAATCGCGGGCTTTGACGGCGACGAGCAGGGCATTTCGGCCGCGAACGATACCCAATATGGACTAGCCGCTTACATCTACACGTCGAGCTTGGACCGTGCACTCCTGATGTCAGATGCCCTGGAAGCCGGAATGATCGGGATCAATCGCGGGATCATCTCCGATGTTGCCGCACCTTTCGGCGGTGTCAAACAATCAGGCCTTGGACGTGAAAGCGGATCAGAAGGCATCAACGAGTACCTCGAGACCAAGTACATAGCACTTCCCTAG
- a CDS encoding LLM class flavin-dependent oxidoreductase — translation MRFGLMFGCQTLPGAEASLDQPYRDMLDCLPEAEALGYASVFMPSHHAQPDGWCPSPLLGLAAAAAVTERMRLGTAVLLLPLYAPVKLAEDVTVLDNLSGGRVVLGVAPGYVSDEFALHNVPRAERNGRFEEAVDILEAALSGEEFAFDGRYFHVPATRLTPPPVQRPHPPIWYGVSGERALRRAARRGCVVVGSPRHNLDELREHRRTYESEARAVGFEIPERPLVREVFVAETMSEAVRVAGPGIEHQFRELYGAKSQQGERMLRTDAGTAVADKQEVDLDAIRSRLIVGDPEHAIAQLRQLEAQLGITETICWMHLPGVDRDRAMASVRLFAEEVMPAFSDMGGST, via the coding sequence ATGAGATTCGGACTGATGTTCGGTTGTCAGACGCTCCCCGGCGCCGAGGCGAGCCTGGACCAACCCTATCGCGACATGCTCGACTGCCTGCCCGAGGCCGAGGCTCTCGGATACGCGTCGGTGTTCATGCCCTCCCATCACGCGCAGCCGGACGGTTGGTGCCCGAGCCCGCTGCTCGGGCTCGCCGCGGCCGCAGCTGTGACCGAACGCATGCGGCTGGGCACGGCGGTCCTGCTGCTGCCGCTGTATGCACCGGTCAAGTTAGCCGAGGACGTCACCGTGCTGGACAACCTGTCGGGCGGTCGCGTCGTACTCGGCGTCGCACCGGGGTACGTCTCCGACGAGTTCGCGCTCCACAATGTGCCGCGGGCCGAACGAAACGGCCGCTTCGAGGAGGCCGTGGACATCCTGGAAGCCGCGCTGAGCGGCGAGGAGTTCGCCTTCGATGGCCGCTACTTCCATGTACCGGCCACACGGCTCACGCCGCCGCCGGTGCAACGGCCGCACCCGCCGATCTGGTACGGCGTGTCGGGCGAACGCGCCCTGCGGCGTGCTGCCCGCCGAGGCTGCGTGGTCGTCGGATCGCCACGCCATAACCTCGACGAGCTGCGCGAGCACCGGCGGACCTATGAGTCCGAGGCGCGCGCTGTCGGTTTCGAGATACCGGAGCGACCGCTCGTTCGCGAGGTCTTCGTAGCGGAGACCATGTCCGAAGCAGTCCGGGTCGCCGGGCCGGGCATCGAGCATCAGTTCCGCGAGCTCTACGGGGCGAAGTCTCAGCAGGGCGAACGCATGCTGCGGACCGATGCCGGAACTGCGGTCGCTGACAAGCAGGAGGTCGACCTCGACGCGATCCGCAGCCGCCTGATCGTCGGCGACCCTGAGCATGCTATCGCCCAGCTGCGACAGCTCGAGGCGCAGCTCGGCATCACCGAGACGATCTGCTGGATGCACCTGCCGGGAGTGGACCGTGATCGAGCTATGGCGTCGGTCCGCCTATTCGCGGAGGAGGTCATGCCGGCGTTCTCCGACATGGGAGGCAGCACATGA
- a CDS encoding 5-oxoprolinase subunit B family protein, producing MTTGGIRYSFGGDEWLLAELAPEMSFVANLRATAITRRLNQRRPEGIVEVCPSNASYQVRFDPERLDPRQLLELLRELEGEVSDVTKLSLSTRILELPVFYRDPWTHEIMMRFRDYHQEPTLTDSEYAARINGFADADEFEAAHTGSPWFTSMMGFVAGVPWLYQMVPRARQLVVPKYVRPRTATPALTIGHGGCFGCIYSVPGAGGFQMFGITPAPIYDPLQRGPDFADFVAFFRPGDIVKYRAIARDEYDAIRADVEAGHYRIRQHPVTLDVGAYLADPDASNARLTGALDGD from the coding sequence GTGACCACCGGCGGGATCCGCTACAGCTTCGGCGGTGACGAGTGGTTACTCGCCGAACTCGCGCCGGAGATGAGCTTCGTCGCAAACCTGCGTGCCACGGCTATCACGCGTCGGCTGAACCAGCGGCGACCGGAGGGAATTGTGGAGGTCTGTCCGTCCAACGCGTCCTACCAGGTCCGTTTCGATCCCGAGCGCCTGGACCCGCGGCAGCTGCTCGAGTTATTGCGAGAGCTGGAGGGCGAAGTCTCCGACGTGACGAAACTGTCACTGAGCACGCGCATCCTCGAGCTTCCCGTTTTCTACCGCGACCCGTGGACGCACGAGATCATGATGCGCTTCCGCGACTACCACCAGGAGCCGACGCTCACCGACAGCGAGTACGCGGCGCGCATCAACGGCTTCGCGGATGCCGACGAGTTCGAAGCTGCCCACACCGGTTCCCCGTGGTTCACCTCGATGATGGGCTTCGTCGCCGGCGTCCCGTGGCTATACCAAATGGTGCCGCGCGCACGCCAGCTCGTTGTCCCCAAGTACGTCCGTCCGCGCACCGCGACGCCGGCGCTCACGATCGGGCACGGTGGATGTTTCGGCTGCATATACTCGGTCCCCGGGGCGGGCGGCTTCCAGATGTTCGGCATCACGCCGGCCCCGATCTACGATCCCCTCCAGCGCGGCCCGGACTTCGCCGACTTCGTCGCGTTCTTCAGACCTGGCGACATCGTCAAATACCGCGCGATAGCACGCGACGAGTACGACGCGATCCGCGCCGACGTCGAAGCCGGGCACTACCGAATCCGGCAACACCCGGTCACGCTCGACGTCGGCGCGTACTTGGCGGATCCCGACGCCAGCAACGCCCGGCTGACGGGGGCGCTCGATGGCGATTGA
- a CDS encoding acetyl-CoA carboxylase biotin carboxylase subunit, with translation MRRLLVANRGEIAVRVIRAARDMGIETVAVHSSADRDAMHVGLADSAIEIGPPPAVRSYLDIAAVLDAAARTGADAVHPGYGFLAERADFARACADHGLVFVGPGAETMELLGDKVAARAVATAAGVPVVPGSAGPVESAAEAAAIARAVGYPVMLKAVGGGGGRGLRVVNDDDELAGAFGVAAREAGAGFGDPRLYVERCVATASHVEVQILGDGTRVVAVGERDCSLQRRRQKVIEEAPAPRLDPVVRPRLSEAAVRLCEAVGYRGAGTVEFLVDARSDAFYFIEVNTRIQVEHPVSEIVFDVDLVAEQLRIAAGGSVRPLSAGSRHALELRICAEDPAAEFAPSPGRIDGLALPTGPWVRVDTWIEPGTVVSPYYDSLLAKLIVWGPSRATVVHRARRALDELRITGIKTTVPLLAEILRQGWFEAGEYDTLMLERWLQTREEVAS, from the coding sequence GTGAGGCGACTGCTTGTTGCGAACCGGGGCGAGATTGCTGTGCGCGTGATTCGGGCGGCGCGAGACATGGGTATCGAGACCGTCGCCGTCCACAGCAGCGCCGACCGCGATGCCATGCACGTCGGGCTGGCCGACTCGGCGATCGAGATCGGGCCGCCCCCCGCGGTTCGCAGCTACCTGGACATCGCCGCGGTGCTCGACGCCGCAGCGCGCACCGGTGCGGACGCAGTCCATCCCGGCTACGGGTTTCTTGCCGAGCGGGCGGACTTCGCCCGTGCCTGTGCGGACCATGGGCTTGTCTTTGTCGGTCCCGGTGCGGAGACGATGGAGCTTCTCGGCGACAAGGTAGCCGCCCGCGCGGTCGCTACCGCAGCCGGGGTCCCGGTCGTTCCCGGCAGTGCGGGGCCCGTGGAGAGCGCGGCGGAGGCAGCGGCGATCGCTCGGGCTGTGGGGTACCCGGTCATGCTCAAGGCGGTGGGCGGTGGCGGTGGGCGCGGGCTGCGCGTCGTCAACGACGACGACGAGCTCGCAGGCGCGTTCGGCGTGGCGGCTCGCGAAGCGGGGGCGGGGTTCGGCGATCCGCGTCTGTACGTCGAGCGCTGCGTCGCGACCGCCTCCCACGTCGAGGTGCAGATCCTCGGCGATGGCACCCGAGTGGTCGCCGTCGGCGAGCGTGACTGCTCGCTGCAGCGTCGGCGTCAGAAAGTGATCGAGGAGGCGCCCGCGCCCCGGCTCGACCCGGTCGTTCGACCCCGCCTGAGCGAGGCAGCCGTGCGGCTCTGTGAGGCGGTCGGCTATCGCGGGGCGGGAACCGTCGAGTTTCTGGTGGACGCGCGCAGCGACGCCTTCTACTTCATCGAGGTCAACACTCGCATCCAGGTCGAGCATCCGGTCAGCGAGATCGTATTCGACGTCGACCTCGTAGCCGAGCAGCTGCGCATCGCGGCCGGCGGCTCGGTACGCCCGCTGTCCGCGGGATCGCGCCATGCGCTCGAGCTGCGTATCTGCGCGGAGGATCCAGCCGCGGAATTCGCGCCGTCGCCGGGCCGGATCGACGGCCTGGCCCTGCCTACGGGCCCGTGGGTGCGCGTCGACACCTGGATCGAGCCGGGAACCGTGGTGTCACCGTACTACGACTCGCTGCTGGCCAAATTGATCGTCTGGGGCCCGAGCCGTGCGACGGTTGTCCATCGTGCCAGGCGCGCGCTCGACGAGCTGCGGATCACTGGCATCAAGACCACCGTCCCGTTGCTCGCCGAGATTCTGCGCCAGGGGTGGTTCGAAGCGGGGGAGTACGACACTCTCATGCTCGAGCGGTGGCTGCAGACCCGTGAGGAGGTGGCGTCGTGA